Proteins found in one Ferroacidibacillus organovorans genomic segment:
- a CDS encoding DUF4396 domain-containing protein: MNIVATLWGALSIVSVIWLIYDLRHQPEIMNMMKVAWVLITLYLGVLGILIYVTSCREPEPGTHDKFVSPMWKQATGSVIHCVAGDALGIVAAAAVTSSLGTPMYVDMGVEYIVGFLVGWLLFQTIPIMHMNQISFRSAVRTGFWAELLSLTFMVVGMFPTMYFLMRGWSVMSPWSPTFWLVMSISILVGSIVTYPINWWMVARGMKHGMGSSHMMGHGGSHPAHNHQEAHHSGHAHE; this comes from the coding sequence ATGAATATAGTTGCTACATTGTGGGGCGCTCTCTCCATCGTTAGTGTGATTTGGCTCATATATGATCTACGTCATCAACCTGAGATTATGAACATGATGAAAGTGGCGTGGGTACTAATCACACTTTACCTTGGCGTTCTTGGGATTTTAATCTACGTCACGAGTTGTCGAGAGCCAGAGCCAGGTACACATGACAAGTTTGTTTCGCCCATGTGGAAACAGGCGACGGGTTCTGTGATCCACTGCGTCGCAGGAGATGCCTTAGGCATTGTGGCGGCTGCCGCTGTCACCTCATCGCTTGGCACCCCCATGTATGTCGACATGGGGGTAGAATACATTGTGGGTTTTCTGGTTGGTTGGCTTCTGTTTCAAACCATCCCGATTATGCACATGAACCAGATTTCCTTTCGATCCGCTGTTCGCACGGGCTTCTGGGCTGAACTCTTATCGCTGACGTTCATGGTGGTGGGCATGTTCCCAACGATGTATTTCCTCATGCGCGGGTGGTCTGTGATGTCCCCGTGGTCACCGACATTCTGGCTGGTGATGTCTATCAGTATTTTGGTCGGTTCCATTGTGACCTATCCAATCAACTGGTGGATGGTCGCAAGGGGAATGAAGCATGGGATGGGCAGTTCACACATGATGGGCCATGGAGGTTCTCATCCAGCGCATAATCACCAGGAAGCACATCATTCGGGACATGCTCATGAATGA
- a CDS encoding multicopper oxidase family protein, translating to MKKNRLRTLIVGILVVAVAAIGWGVWHTQGAVASAATSEAKVVTPDTPQAQYRVEHGVKVFHLVAEPVKQEVSKGVFMNAWGYNGSTPGPTIVVHEGDRVKIVVSNHLKVPTSVHWHGLIVPNNMDGVPGLEPGPAIQPGKSYAYEFTVKQVGTFMYHSHVQPSTQEMMGLDGMFISLPKNGGKIDGQTVNRDYTILLQEWQLQKPGSMGGMSMPAYGEGQVPAGTYDVNPEGMNWNIFTFNGKQFPATTPMEVKKGERVLVRIGNLSMQSHPLHLHGHNFLVVAKDGNPLPKSAQYLANTINVGVGETYDIEFTANNPGTWVFHCHLPHHTSGLNGQEGGMLTVFHYQGTPWPPFFNQDGQPKTSSSSNSSEGNTEASSSMNNSMGGMKMASTTMNGT from the coding sequence TTGAAGAAGAATCGCTTACGTACTCTAATCGTTGGGATTTTGGTCGTGGCTGTCGCAGCCATTGGATGGGGAGTTTGGCATACACAAGGTGCTGTTGCGTCTGCCGCAACAAGTGAGGCGAAGGTGGTAACACCCGATACACCACAGGCACAATACAGGGTTGAACATGGTGTGAAAGTGTTTCACTTAGTCGCTGAACCGGTGAAGCAGGAAGTTTCAAAGGGTGTCTTTATGAACGCATGGGGATATAACGGGAGCACCCCCGGCCCCACCATCGTTGTTCACGAAGGCGATAGGGTTAAAATTGTGGTGAGCAACCATTTGAAAGTGCCAACCAGTGTTCATTGGCACGGGCTCATTGTACCCAACAACATGGACGGTGTTCCCGGTCTAGAACCAGGCCCGGCCATTCAACCGGGGAAGAGTTATGCATATGAATTCACCGTTAAACAAGTAGGCACGTTTATGTACCATTCACATGTTCAGCCTTCCACCCAAGAGATGATGGGGCTTGACGGTATGTTCATTTCTTTACCGAAGAATGGTGGTAAAATTGACGGGCAGACAGTCAATCGAGACTATACAATTCTTCTGCAAGAATGGCAGTTACAGAAGCCGGGTAGTATGGGCGGAATGAGTATGCCGGCGTACGGTGAGGGTCAGGTGCCAGCCGGAACGTACGATGTCAATCCGGAGGGTATGAACTGGAACATATTTACCTTCAATGGAAAGCAGTTCCCGGCAACGACACCGATGGAAGTGAAAAAAGGCGAAAGGGTTCTCGTGAGAATTGGCAATCTGAGCATGCAAAGCCATCCGCTACACTTGCATGGACATAACTTTTTGGTTGTTGCTAAGGATGGCAACCCTTTACCGAAATCGGCGCAGTATCTGGCCAACACCATCAATGTGGGCGTTGGGGAAACGTATGACATTGAGTTCACAGCGAACAATCCAGGAACGTGGGTTTTCCATTGCCATTTGCCACATCATACATCGGGACTTAACGGTCAAGAAGGTGGCATGCTGACTGTGTTCCATTATCAGGGGACTCCTTGGCCGCCATTTTTCAATCAGGATGGGCAACCAAAAACGTCTTCAAGCTCCAATTCTTCCGAGGGAAACACTGAAGCATCGTCTTCAATGAACAACTCCATGGGCGGAATGAAAATGGCGTCGACCACGATGAATGGAACTTGA
- a CDS encoding multicopper oxidase family protein — MHSLRLGTTKLVAPNIGFLPYQIYHGIKHFHLIAEPVQQALTNGVTIKAWGYNGSTPGPVMVVSQGDRIQVAFTNRLLEETSIHWHGLIVPNTVDGVPGIGAGPVVKPGETYVYDFVIRQAGTFMYHAHTMDAQQEMMGLAGMIVSLPERQTVNREYIILLQEWAVKMGSDMGMSGMGQTSMAPKSDMQSPMEKTTEQKPSGKAFDIDPMSMDYNYFTMNGKSFPDTTPLRVRYGEKVRIRLGNLSMDSHPMHLHGHEFQVAAGDGSTIPIPWFKNTINVAPGETWDIEFQANNPGIWAFHCHKPHHTTNDHMRDMGGMFTTLKYSR; from the coding sequence ATGCACAGTCTAAGATTGGGCACAACCAAGTTGGTTGCACCCAATATCGGATTTCTTCCGTATCAAATATATCATGGGATCAAGCATTTTCATCTGATTGCGGAACCCGTTCAACAAGCCTTGACGAACGGTGTGACCATCAAAGCGTGGGGATATAACGGGTCAACACCCGGTCCTGTCATGGTTGTGTCTCAAGGAGACCGAATCCAAGTTGCTTTTACCAATCGTTTGCTAGAAGAGACATCCATTCACTGGCACGGCCTCATCGTACCGAACACTGTGGATGGCGTTCCGGGAATCGGAGCTGGTCCTGTCGTAAAACCAGGTGAGACGTACGTATATGACTTTGTTATCCGCCAAGCTGGAACTTTTATGTACCATGCACATACCATGGACGCTCAGCAAGAAATGATGGGTCTTGCTGGGATGATTGTATCTTTGCCGGAGCGCCAAACAGTGAACCGGGAATACATCATCCTCTTGCAGGAATGGGCGGTGAAAATGGGATCCGACATGGGTATGAGTGGTATGGGGCAAACATCCATGGCGCCAAAGAGCGACATGCAGTCACCGATGGAGAAAACCACCGAGCAAAAGCCGAGCGGTAAAGCCTTTGACATCGACCCGATGAGCATGGACTACAATTACTTTACCATGAATGGAAAATCATTTCCTGACACCACGCCCCTTCGTGTGCGATATGGTGAAAAGGTTCGCATTCGCTTAGGAAACCTGAGTATGGACTCACATCCCATGCACTTGCATGGACATGAGTTTCAAGTTGCCGCAGGAGACGGATCGACGATCCCAATTCCATGGTTCAAGAATACGATCAACGTCGCCCCCGGTGAGACATGGGATATCGAGTTCCAGGCCAATAATCCAGGCATATGGGCGTTTCATTGTCACAAGCCACATCACACAACGAACGATCACATGAGAGACATGGGTGGTATGTTTACGACGTTGAAATATAGCCGGTGA
- a CDS encoding DUF5348 domain-containing protein: MRRPPMTMYYCDHMDRWCVDTGDTPYWLSCGEGFELCVGKLNLPCRIEFAKGWYIIVNDVALALMEHRRYLITLN; encoded by the coding sequence ATGAGACGTCCGCCAATGACCATGTATTATTGTGACCATATGGACCGGTGGTGTGTTGATACAGGAGACACGCCTTACTGGCTGAGTTGCGGAGAGGGATTCGAGCTTTGTGTTGGGAAGTTGAACTTGCCATGCCGAATTGAATTTGCGAAGGGCTGGTACATTATTGTCAACGACGTGGCTCTTGCTCTCATGGAACACAGACGTTACTTGATAACTCTAAACTAA
- a CDS encoding Fur family transcriptional regulator: MITNIRSLLHEQNYRLTQEREVLLDLFSHANKALTPIQLHQSVLDAGVRIGLTTVYRMLEVLTKIGLASPYLLDGAVYYTCCPHSHHHHFICLQCHRVDDLYDCQQDLSTPDGCAVEYHKLDLFGTCATCTREAR, encoded by the coding sequence ATGATAACGAATATCCGCTCATTGTTGCATGAGCAAAACTATCGCCTTACTCAAGAGCGCGAAGTACTGCTCGATTTATTTTCACATGCGAACAAAGCATTAACGCCGATTCAGCTTCACCAATCAGTGCTGGACGCAGGAGTGAGGATTGGACTCACCACGGTATATCGAATGCTCGAAGTCTTGACTAAAATTGGATTGGCCTCGCCGTACTTGCTAGATGGTGCGGTGTATTACACCTGCTGCCCACACTCGCATCATCATCATTTTATCTGTCTTCAATGCCACCGCGTCGATGACCTTTATGATTGTCAGCAGGACCTTAGCACTCCAGATGGCTGTGCGGTCGAGTATCACAAACTTGACTTGTTCGGTACATGTGCGACGTGCACCAGAGAGGCTCGGTGA
- a CDS encoding ExeA family protein yields the protein MFESFYEFIHTPFSRDIPTDQLYMPQGIEDILGRLKYAAERQWFAVVTGDCGTGKTTTIRRFSDALENSKFKILYLSDSKLTPRHFYKGMLEQLGYEAKFYRGDAKRQLHREIELMRGIHNLSPVVIMDESHLLDREMLEELRFLLNFKMDSQSPMALILVGQNELWDRLNLQAYAAIRQRIDLQCRLHYYDRAQVGQYIEQHLNYAGAEQTIFSEKSIDEIYRFSTGAPRLVNKICTHCLMYGAQNRQRIIDDHIVNRVIQGELS from the coding sequence GTGTTTGAGTCGTTCTACGAGTTTATCCACACCCCCTTTTCCCGTGACATCCCGACAGACCAACTATACATGCCACAAGGAATCGAGGATATTTTGGGCAGGCTCAAATATGCGGCAGAACGACAGTGGTTCGCCGTAGTCACAGGAGATTGCGGGACAGGTAAGACGACGACCATTCGTCGGTTCTCAGACGCACTTGAGAACTCCAAGTTCAAGATTTTGTATCTGTCAGACTCAAAGCTAACGCCTCGTCATTTCTACAAAGGGATGTTAGAGCAACTCGGATATGAGGCGAAGTTTTATCGTGGAGACGCCAAACGCCAATTGCATCGTGAGATTGAACTCATGCGCGGTATCCATAATCTAAGTCCAGTGGTCATCATGGACGAGAGCCATTTGCTCGACCGAGAGATGCTGGAAGAATTGAGATTCCTCCTCAACTTCAAAATGGACTCACAGAGTCCTATGGCCTTGATTCTGGTGGGACAAAATGAGTTGTGGGACAGACTCAACCTGCAGGCATATGCCGCCATCCGCCAGAGGATTGACTTGCAGTGTCGGCTCCACTATTATGACCGAGCTCAAGTTGGGCAGTACATTGAGCAACACCTAAACTATGCTGGTGCAGAGCAAACCATCTTTTCTGAGAAATCCATCGATGAAATCTACCGTTTCTCCACAGGAGCCCCACGACTGGTGAACAAAATCTGTACACATTGCTTGATGTACGGCGCCCAGAACCGGCAGCGGATTATTGACGACCACATCGTGAATCGCGTGATTCAGGGTGAACTCTCATGA
- a CDS encoding metal-sensitive transcriptional regulator, with product MEKSTHGYASQSAKLLGRLKRIEGQVRGVHKMVEEGRYCVDILVQLAAIKSATHQVALSILDSHTRGCVKDALSANADSTEKIDELMEIIRQFTKA from the coding sequence ATGGAAAAGTCAACGCACGGATATGCTTCACAAAGTGCAAAACTCTTGGGCCGACTAAAACGAATCGAAGGTCAGGTTCGAGGCGTTCATAAGATGGTTGAAGAAGGTCGATACTGCGTGGACATCCTCGTTCAGTTGGCCGCGATAAAGAGCGCCACTCACCAAGTTGCCTTGTCTATTCTTGACTCGCATACGCGAGGATGCGTCAAAGATGCACTGTCAGCGAATGCGGACAGTACCGAGAAAATCGACGAATTGATGGAAATTATTCGGCAATTCACAAAAGCATAA